A genomic segment from Pseudomonas mendocina encodes:
- a CDS encoding DUF2798 domain-containing protein, which produces MSDLDLAPGVTRSWKLPARAMPVAFAFFMSGIVAMLMSLVITAANRGLGEGYLQAVLSAYSLAMPVAFVCVMLVRPIVLKLVSLTVRAP; this is translated from the coding sequence ATGTCCGATCTCGACCTCGCGCCAGGTGTCACGCGCAGCTGGAAATTGCCTGCGCGCGCCATGCCTGTGGCCTTTGCCTTTTTCATGTCAGGCATCGTGGCCATGCTCATGTCGCTGGTCATTACGGCTGCAAACCGTGGTCTTGGCGAGGGTTACCTACAGGCGGTGCTGAGTGCATACAGCCTGGCGATGCCGGTGGCTTTCGTCTGCGTGATGCTGGTGCGACCGATCGTGCTCAAGCTGGTGAGCCTGACGGTAAGGGCGCCCTGA
- a CDS encoding LysR family transcriptional regulator — protein sequence MDIQLESKSTDTLRGLESFVKAVESGSIAAGARLLGISAAAASQNIARLEQSLGLRLLTRTTRSLALTDAGALYFERVQAVLQELELARAAVADLQDEPRGQLRIAASAAFGRHVLAPLIPGFMAQHPRIRCELLTTDAVVDHIQEGVDLSIHIAQQLQDGLVARRIATAQTRFCAAPAYLQRAGRPSEPEQLRDHDCLLFRFATDGRFLRWGFVREGVHFDAQVRVGMSSNDIDALAQCAAAGGGITRLASFVADPYLARGELVELFSSATPTHGRATSAPLDYYLCVRDRYELTPKVRLFMDYLQHALPANLQPFAEAPWHGV from the coding sequence ATGGACATCCAATTGGAAAGCAAAAGCACGGACACCCTGCGCGGCCTGGAGAGTTTCGTGAAGGCCGTCGAGAGCGGCAGCATCGCTGCTGGCGCACGCTTGCTGGGTATCAGCGCAGCGGCAGCGAGCCAGAACATTGCCCGCCTGGAGCAGAGCCTGGGGCTGCGCCTGCTCACCCGCACCACCCGCAGCCTGGCACTGACCGACGCCGGCGCGCTGTACTTCGAGCGCGTGCAAGCGGTGCTTCAGGAGCTGGAGCTGGCCCGCGCCGCCGTCGCCGATCTGCAGGACGAACCGCGCGGCCAGTTGCGCATCGCCGCCAGCGCCGCATTCGGCCGTCACGTACTGGCCCCGCTGATCCCCGGTTTCATGGCGCAGCACCCGCGCATCCGCTGCGAACTGCTGACGACCGACGCCGTGGTCGATCACATCCAGGAGGGTGTCGACCTCAGTATCCACATCGCCCAGCAGTTGCAGGACGGCCTGGTGGCCAGGCGCATCGCCACCGCGCAGACACGCTTCTGCGCGGCGCCAGCCTACCTGCAACGTGCCGGACGCCCCAGCGAGCCCGAACAACTGCGCGACCACGACTGCCTGCTGTTTCGCTTCGCCACCGACGGACGCTTCCTGCGCTGGGGCTTCGTTCGCGAAGGCGTGCATTTCGATGCCCAGGTCAGGGTTGGCATGAGCAGCAACGACATCGATGCCCTCGCCCAATGCGCCGCGGCAGGCGGAGGTATCACCCGGCTGGCGTCCTTCGTTGCCGATCCCTACCTGGCCCGCGGCGAGCTGGTCGAACTGTTCTCCTCGGCCACGCCCACCCATGGCCGGGCCACCAGCGCACCGCTAGACTACTACCTGTGCGTGCGTGATCGCTACGAGCTGACGCCCAAGGTGCGGCTGTTCATGGATTATCTGCAGCACGCCCTGCCCGCCAATTTGCAACCTTTTGCCGAAGCGCCCTGGCATGGCGTCTGA
- the eco gene encoding serine protease inhibitor ecotin: protein MNRLKLPLFTLACATTPEALKPYPAAEAGYSRHVIELPAQANEAEYKVEIIAGKTLEVDCNQQRLGGQWQEKTVEGWGYSYYELGQVGPAVSTLMACPDGSRKQAFVRVGGEPHLVRYNSKLPLVIYAPDDIEVRYRLWSALGQSSVAPRQ, encoded by the coding sequence ATGAACCGACTCAAGCTGCCGTTGTTCACCCTCGCCTGCGCCACCACGCCCGAGGCACTGAAACCCTACCCTGCAGCCGAGGCAGGCTACAGCCGCCATGTGATCGAGCTGCCGGCGCAAGCCAACGAAGCCGAATACAAGGTGGAAATCATCGCCGGCAAGACGCTGGAGGTGGACTGCAACCAGCAACGTCTGGGTGGCCAGTGGCAGGAAAAGACCGTGGAAGGCTGGGGCTACAGCTACTACGAACTGGGCCAGGTAGGTCCGGCGGTGAGCACACTGATGGCCTGCCCGGACGGCAGCCGCAAGCAGGCATTCGTGCGCGTTGGCGGCGAGCCGCACCTGGTGCGTTACAACAGCAAGCTGCCACTGGTGATCTACGCGCCGGACGATATCGAAGTGCGCTATCGCCTGTGGTCGGCCTTGGGCCAGAGCAGCGTGGCGCCGCGCCAGTAG
- a CDS encoding HDOD domain-containing protein — protein MDIESLFAQLHTLPSIPKVAQELIQQFDNPSSNLESVARNIERDPVIAAKVLRLANSPRFRGSREAVSVEDAAMRLGINTLRTLVLASAMTGAFKPDTGFDLKGFWIRSFRVASISRCLAKQMKLDTDAAFTCGMMHNIGELLIQTGAPDFARRMNRHPRREAAAHAAEETLQLGFGYPEVGAELARRWQLPMLIQHAIAFQARPTQAPGDNRYARLVAQSVTVAECVELDGVSEQAKQSLEGPLFEEVDLDKLFEALPAVLEADKAFAELLG, from the coding sequence ATGGATATCGAAAGTCTCTTTGCCCAGCTGCACACCCTGCCCAGCATTCCGAAGGTCGCGCAGGAGCTGATCCAACAGTTCGACAACCCCTCCTCCAACCTGGAAAGCGTGGCGCGCAATATCGAGCGCGACCCGGTCATCGCTGCCAAGGTATTGCGCCTGGCCAACTCGCCGCGCTTTCGTGGTTCCCGCGAAGCGGTCAGCGTCGAGGACGCCGCCATGCGCCTGGGCATCAATACCCTGCGAACGCTGGTGCTGGCGTCGGCCATGACGGGCGCGTTCAAGCCCGATACCGGCTTCGACCTCAAGGGTTTCTGGATTCGCAGCTTCCGCGTCGCCAGTATCTCCCGCTGCCTGGCCAAGCAGATGAAGCTGGACACCGACGCGGCTTTCACCTGCGGCATGATGCACAACATCGGCGAACTGCTGATCCAGACTGGCGCACCGGATTTCGCCCGGCGCATGAACCGCCACCCGAGACGCGAGGCCGCAGCCCACGCTGCCGAGGAAACCCTGCAACTGGGCTTCGGCTACCCGGAGGTGGGTGCCGAACTGGCGAGGCGCTGGCAATTGCCTATGCTGATCCAGCACGCGATTGCCTTCCAGGCTCGTCCAACCCAGGCGCCCGGTGACAATCGCTATGCACGCCTGGTCGCCCAGTCGGTGACCGTGGCGGAGTGCGTCGAGCTGGACGGTGTCAGCGAGCAGGCCAAGCAGAGCCTGGAAGGCCCGCTGTTCGAAGAAGTCGACCTGGACAAGCTGTTCGAAGCCCTGCCGGCGGTACTGGAGGCGGACAAGGCATTTGCCGAGTTGCTCGGCTAA
- a CDS encoding YecA/YgfB family protein: MDNRGLEKLDQWLLKYGNDDSILSASELDGYFAAIVSAPRQVAPAVWYAAIWADQPPQWPSDKDGERFMKLAVELMSEATYMLSEEPDDYEAIFLADGNGKGEKLIVSEWCAGYLRGAAVAGWLEEPLPDSVAAALALITLHGDESGTETLKAMSDAEYDASTAMIEPAAVELYEYWQQNLDPLLPVRREEAKVGRNDPCTCGSGKKYKQCCMR; this comes from the coding sequence ATGGACAACAGAGGCTTGGAGAAGCTCGATCAGTGGCTGCTCAAGTACGGCAACGATGACTCGATCCTCTCTGCCAGCGAGCTGGACGGCTATTTCGCCGCCATCGTCTCCGCGCCGCGCCAGGTCGCGCCTGCCGTCTGGTATGCGGCGATCTGGGCCGACCAGCCACCGCAATGGCCGAGCGACAAGGATGGCGAGCGCTTCATGAAGCTGGCGGTGGAGCTGATGAGCGAGGCCACCTACATGCTCAGCGAAGAGCCGGACGACTATGAGGCGATCTTCCTCGCCGATGGCAACGGCAAGGGCGAGAAACTGATCGTTTCCGAATGGTGCGCCGGTTACCTGCGTGGCGCTGCGGTGGCTGGTTGGCTGGAAGAGCCGCTGCCCGATTCGGTGGCGGCAGCTCTGGCGTTGATCACCCTGCACGGCGACGAAAGCGGTACCGAGACGCTCAAGGCCATGTCCGACGCGGAATATGACGCCAGCACGGCGATGATCGAGCCGGCCGCCGTCGAACTCTACGAGTACTGGCAACAGAATCTGGACCCGCTGCTGCCGGTACGCCGCGAGGAGGCCAAGGTCGGCCGCAACGATCCCTGTACCTGCGGCAGTGGCAAGAAGTACAAGCAGTGCTGCATGCGCTGA
- the leuA gene encoding 2-isopropylmalate synthase — protein sequence MLRNPHTKYRAFPPVDLADRHWPQQRLQQAPIWLSTDLRDGNQALFEPMNRERKLRLFDELVRLGFKEIEVGFPAASSTDFDIIRQLIDEGGIPDDVTPMVMTQLREDLLQRTVQAVAGARRVIVHLYNAIAPLWREVVFKLSVDEVEALVVQHIQLFKTLTQAHPETEWVLQYSPETFCMAELEVSLRICNAAIEAWDAGPARPIIINLPTTVEVSSANVFADQIEWMHRRLARREHVLLSVHPHNDRGTGVACAELALLAGAQRVEGCLFGNGERSGNLDLVTLALNLYTQGIDPGLDFSDIAGVARVAEACTGLPIHPRHPYVGDLVFTAFSGSHQDAIAKGFAAQDPQGLWQVPYLPIDPQDLGRTYDSIVRVNSQSGKGGIAYLLQRDHGVQMPRRQQVEFSAIVQKQADSSETELSSAELWQLYQRTYLAPARPGGELVYRSHRLQEVGERQVIELEVEVVGQRLSLRGEGNGPLAAAVAALGLPLRIDDYQEHSLGGGSEANALALVEVSWPGQPGSRFGAGRDGNLLRASLQALLAAVSRFAPALQQLRARQA from the coding sequence ATGTTGCGCAATCCGCACACCAAGTACCGCGCGTTTCCCCCCGTCGACCTGGCTGATCGCCACTGGCCGCAGCAGCGTTTGCAGCAGGCGCCGATCTGGCTTTCCACCGACCTGCGCGACGGCAACCAGGCGTTGTTCGAGCCGATGAACCGCGAGCGCAAGCTGCGCTTGTTCGACGAGCTGGTGCGCCTGGGCTTCAAGGAAATCGAGGTGGGCTTTCCCGCTGCATCGAGTACCGATTTCGACATCATCCGCCAGTTGATCGACGAGGGCGGTATTCCCGACGACGTCACCCCCATGGTGATGACCCAGCTACGCGAGGACCTGCTGCAGCGCACCGTGCAGGCGGTGGCTGGCGCGCGGCGGGTGATCGTGCACCTGTACAACGCCATCGCGCCGCTGTGGCGCGAGGTGGTGTTCAAGCTCTCGGTGGATGAGGTCGAGGCACTGGTGGTGCAGCATATCCAGTTGTTCAAGACGCTGACCCAGGCCCACCCCGAGACTGAATGGGTGCTGCAGTACTCGCCGGAAACCTTCTGCATGGCCGAACTGGAGGTGTCGCTGCGCATCTGCAACGCCGCCATCGAGGCCTGGGATGCCGGCCCTGCACGGCCGATCATCATCAACCTGCCGACCACGGTGGAGGTGAGCAGTGCCAATGTCTTCGCCGACCAGATCGAGTGGATGCACCGGCGTCTGGCCCGCCGCGAGCATGTGCTGCTGTCGGTGCATCCGCACAATGACCGCGGCACCGGTGTGGCCTGCGCCGAACTGGCGCTGCTGGCCGGTGCGCAGCGGGTCGAGGGCTGCCTGTTCGGCAACGGCGAGCGCAGCGGCAACCTCGATCTGGTGACCCTGGCGCTGAACCTCTACACCCAGGGCATCGATCCGGGCCTGGATTTTTCCGACATCGCCGGCGTGGCGCGGGTGGCCGAGGCCTGCACCGGTTTGCCGATCCATCCGCGTCATCCCTATGTCGGCGACCTGGTGTTCACCGCGTTCTCCGGCTCGCACCAGGACGCCATCGCCAAGGGCTTCGCCGCGCAGGACCCGCAGGGCCTGTGGCAGGTGCCGTACCTGCCAATCGACCCGCAGGACCTGGGGCGCACCTATGACAGTATCGTGCGGGTCAACAGCCAGTCCGGCAAAGGCGGCATCGCCTACCTGCTGCAGCGCGACCACGGTGTGCAGATGCCGCGCCGCCAACAAGTGGAGTTCAGCGCCATCGTGCAGAAGCAGGCCGACAGCAGCGAAACCGAGTTGTCCAGCGCCGAGCTATGGCAGTTGTACCAGCGCACCTACCTGGCTCCGGCGCGGCCGGGCGGCGAGCTGGTCTACCGCAGCCATCGCCTGCAGGAAGTGGGTGAGCGTCAAGTGATCGAACTGGAGGTCGAGGTGGTCGGTCAGCGCCTGAGTCTGCGTGGCGAAGGTAACGGCCCCCTGGCCGCCGCGGTGGCCGCGCTCGGTCTGCCGCTGCGCATCGACGACTACCAGGAGCACAGCCTGGGCGGCGGCAGCGAGGCCAACGCGCTGGCGCTGGTGGAAGTCAGCTGGCCGGGGCAGCCCGGCTCGCGCTTCGGTGCAGGACGCGATGGCAACCTGTTGCGCGCATCGTTGCAGGCGCTGCTGGCGGCGGTGTCGCGTTTCGCCCCGGCTCTGCAGCAGCTTCGCGCCCGGCAGGCGTGA
- a CDS encoding AraC family transcriptional regulator — translation MVDHTALPYESLSMPVTGVAIDYPSGHQVPSHSHPRAQLIYAIEGVLVVDTPAGRWVTPPTRGVWLQAGCEHSLQMRGVTRVRSLFVNPDAAPGLPAGNCVIDVSPLLRELIQAATLVPAHYPADSRDGRLMRFLLDELSSLPVLPLHLPWPDDARIARVCQSLADNPAQAEPAEYWAKQLAMSSKTFHRHFQRSTGITFGRWRQQARLLLSLEALAQGLPVLQVALQHGYDSQSAFAAAFRRQFGVPPSAFYR, via the coding sequence ATGGTCGATCACACCGCACTGCCCTACGAATCCCTGAGCATGCCGGTCACCGGCGTGGCCATCGATTACCCCAGCGGTCACCAGGTGCCGTCGCACAGCCACCCACGCGCGCAGCTGATCTACGCCATCGAGGGCGTGCTGGTGGTCGATACCCCCGCCGGGCGTTGGGTCACGCCGCCGACACGGGGCGTGTGGCTGCAGGCCGGCTGCGAGCACAGCCTGCAGATGCGCGGTGTCACCCGAGTGCGCAGCCTGTTCGTTAACCCCGATGCAGCGCCAGGCCTGCCCGCCGGCAACTGCGTGATCGACGTCAGCCCGCTGCTGCGCGAGCTGATTCAGGCCGCGACCCTGGTACCGGCGCACTACCCTGCCGACAGCCGCGACGGGCGGCTGATGCGCTTTCTGCTCGATGAGCTGAGCAGCCTGCCGGTGCTGCCGCTGCACCTGCCCTGGCCGGACGACGCGCGCATTGCCCGGGTCTGCCAGAGTCTGGCAGACAACCCGGCGCAGGCCGAACCGGCGGAATATTGGGCGAAGCAATTGGCGATGAGCAGCAAGACCTTTCACCGCCATTTTCAGCGCAGCACCGGCATCACCTTCGGCCGCTGGCGCCAACAGGCGCGCCTACTACTCTCGCTAGAGGCGCTGGCCCAGGGCTTGCCGGTGCTGCAGGTGGCGCTGCAGCATGGCTACGACAGCCAGAGCGCCTTCGCCGCAGCCTTCCGCCGCCAGTTCGGCGTACCGCCCTCGGCCTTCTACCGCTGA
- a CDS encoding peptidase U32 family protein: MSLPKNHLELLSPARDVEIAREAILHGADAVYIGGPSFGARHNACNEVADIARLVEFARRYHARIFTTINTILHDDELEPARALIHQLYDAGVDALIVQDLGVLDLDIPPIELHASTQTDIRTLARAKFLDQAGFSQLVLARELNLQEIRAIADETDAAIEFFIHGALCVAFSGQCNISHAQTGRSANRGDCSQACRLPYTLKDEKGGVIAYEKHLLSMKDNNQSANLRALVEAGVRSFKIEGRYKDVAYVKNITAHYRRELDTILEDRPDLARASSGRTAHFFVPDPDKTFHRGSTDYFVTERKVDIGAFDSPTFTGLPVGHVEKVNKRDLIAVTHEPLSNGDGLNVLVKREVVGFRANICELKGEFEEDGEKRYRYRVEPNEMPEGLLRLRPNHPLSRNLDHNWQQALQRTSAERRIGVSWKAELREDALKLTATSEEGISVDVALPGPFGVANKPEQALEGLRDLLTQLGTTIYHAQGVTLDAPQAFFVPNSQLKALRRDAIDKLTEARVAAHPRGRRKAESNPPPVYPESHLSFLANVYNHKAREFYHRHGVQLIDAAYEAHEEAGEVPVMITKHCLRFSFNLCPKQAKGVTGVKTKVAPMQLVHGDEVLTLKFDCKPCEMHVIGKMKGHILDLPQPGSAAAQVVGHISPDDLLKTIRQKPGYSH; this comes from the coding sequence ATGTCCTTGCCCAAGAACCACCTGGAACTGCTCAGCCCTGCCCGCGATGTCGAGATCGCCCGCGAGGCCATCCTGCATGGCGCCGACGCCGTCTACATCGGCGGCCCGAGTTTCGGTGCCCGGCACAACGCCTGCAACGAGGTGGCCGATATCGCCAGGCTGGTGGAGTTCGCCCGTCGCTATCACGCGCGCATCTTCACCACCATCAACACCATCCTGCATGACGACGAGCTGGAGCCGGCGCGCGCGCTGATCCACCAGCTCTACGACGCGGGCGTGGACGCGCTGATCGTGCAGGACTTGGGCGTGCTGGACCTGGACATCCCCCCCATCGAACTGCACGCCAGCACCCAGACGGATATCCGCACTCTGGCGCGTGCAAAATTTCTCGACCAGGCCGGCTTCTCCCAGCTGGTGCTGGCCCGCGAGCTGAACCTGCAGGAAATCCGCGCCATCGCCGACGAGACCGATGCTGCCATCGAGTTCTTCATCCATGGCGCGCTGTGCGTGGCCTTCTCCGGCCAGTGCAACATTTCCCACGCGCAAACCGGGCGCAGCGCCAACCGCGGCGACTGCTCGCAAGCCTGCCGCCTGCCCTACACCCTCAAAGATGAAAAAGGCGGCGTGATCGCCTACGAGAAACACCTGCTGTCCATGAAGGACAACAACCAGAGCGCCAACCTGCGCGCCCTGGTCGAGGCCGGCGTGCGCTCGTTCAAGATCGAGGGCCGCTACAAGGATGTGGCCTACGTGAAGAACATCACCGCCCATTACCGCCGCGAGCTCGACACCATTCTCGAAGACCGCCCGGATCTAGCCCGCGCCTCCAGCGGCCGTACCGCGCACTTCTTCGTGCCCGACCCGGACAAGACCTTCCACCGCGGCAGCACCGATTACTTCGTCACCGAGCGCAAGGTGGATATCGGCGCCTTCGATTCGCCGACCTTCACCGGGCTTCCTGTCGGCCATGTGGAGAAGGTGAACAAACGCGACCTGATCGCCGTCACCCATGAGCCGCTGTCCAACGGCGACGGCCTCAACGTGCTGGTCAAGCGCGAGGTGGTGGGCTTTCGCGCCAACATCTGCGAACTCAAGGGCGAGTTCGAAGAGGATGGCGAGAAGCGCTATCGCTACCGCGTCGAGCCCAACGAGATGCCCGAAGGGCTGCTGCGTCTGCGCCCCAATCACCCGCTGTCGCGCAACCTCGACCACAACTGGCAGCAGGCGCTGCAGCGCACCAGCGCCGAACGCCGTATTGGTGTGAGCTGGAAGGCCGAGCTGCGCGAGGATGCCCTCAAACTCACCGCCACCAGCGAAGAAGGCATCAGCGTCGACGTCGCCCTTCCCGGCCCGTTCGGCGTGGCCAACAAGCCGGAACAGGCGCTCGAGGGCCTGCGCGATCTGCTGACCCAACTCGGCACCACCATCTACCACGCCCAGGGCGTGACGCTGGATGCGCCACAGGCGTTTTTCGTGCCCAACTCGCAGCTCAAGGCCCTGCGCCGCGACGCCATCGACAAGCTCACCGAGGCACGCGTCGCCGCTCATCCGCGAGGCCGCCGCAAGGCCGAAAGCAACCCACCGCCGGTGTATCCCGAGTCGCACCTGTCGTTCCTGGCCAATGTGTACAACCACAAGGCTCGTGAGTTCTACCATCGCCACGGCGTACAACTGATCGACGCCGCCTACGAGGCGCACGAGGAAGCCGGCGAAGTGCCGGTGATGATCACCAAGCACTGCCTGCGCTTCTCCTTCAACCTGTGCCCGAAACAGGCCAAGGGCGTCACCGGAGTGAAGACCAAGGTCGCGCCGATGCAGCTGGTGCACGGTGACGAGGTGCTGACCCTGAAGTTCGACTGCAAGCCGTGCGAGATGCACGTGATCGGCAAGATGAAGGGCCACATCCTCGACCTGCCGCAACCCGGT